In the genome of Bremerella sp. P1, the window TCTTGCGAAGCAGTAGAAATGCTGGCAGCAGGAAGACGAATCCCATCGAAGCGTGACCGCTGGGGAAAGACTTGGCCATCTCGTAAGGCCCAATCGTTCCAGGCGGAACATAGTTGTACTCACCACCAAACACGACCGTATCGATCGGACGCGGACGCCCCCAGTTAGGCTTCAGGACTGTGTTAATCAGAATCCCCGGACCAATGAGGATGGCAAGCGAGCAGAACATGGCACTCTTTCGCCAGCTTGCTAGTGAAGCGAAGAGATAGCTGCCAATCCACGTCGCCACACTTGCCACGCCAAACAGGATCGCGGGAATCGGACCGTAGTCGTAAATCGTGGTCGCCAAAAGCGTTTCGCCGTAGGGAAATGGATCTTCTCCCTGGGCACGGAAGAACTGGTGTGTTGTCACCAGATCAAGCTGCGTCAGGTAGCAAAGCGCCGTGATCGTTGCCAATAGCGTCAGCGGCACGATGGCCATCCAGATCAGCATTCGCTGAAAGGAATGAGCCTGAGGCCTGAGTTGTGTATGGTCCGAGTCGGGCATGGTCGACAAGTCCGCGGCCAATCGCGCGTGAGACAAAGACTTAAAGTATTCAATGGATGTCGCTCGGCTTTCCGAATCACCCTAAGCGAAACGTCTGTCCGAATTCTATAGCGAAGGTTACTACTACCCGAGATGAGGGTTTCGACGCAAGACACATCTGCAGTCGAAGCACGCTAGCAGCGACTAGGCGACAAGGCTGTAGATGAATAATCCCAAGCCAGCCAGCGCGATCGCGACACCAATACTCCGCGACACCTTGGAAGCCGGTTCAATCCAGTGGCCGATCCAAATTCCCAGCCCCAGCAGCAACCCAGTCCCCAGCAGCAGTCCAAACAGATATGCCAGCGGCAGCGAATCGGCCAAGCTTTCTCTTCCATGAACGTAGCCTTGAAAAATACCGAAAAGGGCCACGGCGACTGCTAGCAACAATTCGGGGTATCTTCGCCCTGGAATCAGGGCAACCCCCAACAAGATCACCGAGAACGCGACGATCGGTTCGCCCCAGGGCAGCCAGATCCCGCTTCCATTGAGGCCTGCCCCGGCCATCAAGCTGCTGAGAAACACAATCGGAACTGCGATCGTCGATCCCTTTTCGACATGCACCACCAGCAGACCGATGGCCAGTGTGGCCAGCAGATGATCGATGCCAAACCAGGGATGCAACACGCCATCGAGAAAACTGTTCCTGGCTACCAAGCCGTCGACAGGACCAGCCCACGCTTGCTGAGTCAGCAGCGGGATCAAGAAGATGGCCCAAAGGTTTCGGGCAAAGCTCATGGGGTGTTCTCGATGAGGTGAAAGGAGAAGGCCACCCTTATTATCGGCTAGGTGCCACCCAAAAGTTTGCGGACAGCTGCTTGCACGTCGTCCTGCCGCATCAAGCTTTCGCCAACCAGAACGGCATCGACGTCATTCTTCTGCAGCAGAAGAATATCGTCGTGCGTGAAAATACCGCTTTCTCCGACCAGTACACATTCGTCAGGGATTTGTTGGCCAAGTCGAATCGTATGATTCAAGTCGACCTCGAACGTTCGCAGGTCGCGATTATTAATGCCGACCAACTTGGCACCAATGTTGAGCACACGCGCGACGTTTGACTCTTCGTAAAGCTCAACCAGCGGTGTCATGCCCAGTTCGCAGATCTGATCGTGCAACGACTTGAGTGCATCGTCGTCTAAACACTCGGCGATTAATAACACCGCATCGGCACCGGCTGCCCGGGCTTCGACGACCTGGTAAGGATCGAGCACGAAGTCTTTCCGCAGGATCGGCAAGCCGACTTCGCTGCGAATGGCGACCAGGTAATCCAAATGACCTTGGAAGAACGACTCGTCGGTCAGGCAGCTGATGCATGAGGCGCCGGCCGCTTCATAGTCTTTGGCAATTTGTACCGGATGAAAGTCAGGGCGAATCAATCCCTTGGATGGACTGGCCTTCTTCACTTCGGCAATCAGCTTGACCGCGCCGCCTGCGGCCAGGGCTCCGAAGAAGTCCCGTGGAGCCGGTGCGTCGGCCATTCGGGCTTCGACTTCTGCGAGTGGACGGATCGCCTTCGCTGCGGCAATCTCTTCCCACTTCTTGGTGACGATCTTATCGAGGACGGTCGGATCAGCCATGTTCTTCTCTTGCGGCAGATTAATGTCGGAAGTGACGAACACCAGTAAAGATCATCGGCAGCTTGTGCTCGTTGCACGCGTCGATCACTTCCTGATCCCGCTTCGAGCCACCTGGCTGAATGAATGCCTTGACGCCTGCCTTGGCGGCTTCGTGAATCGAGTCCGGGAATGGGAAGAACGCGTCACTGGCCAGCACGCTACCGGGTGCACGGTCGGCGGCCTTCTCGATCGAAATCTGAACCGAGTCAACGCGGCTCATCTGCCCTGCCCCGGCACCCACGAGCGAGCGGTCTTTGCACAGGACAATGGCGTTCGACTTCACGAAACGGCAGATCTCCCAGGCAAAAAGCAGCTCCTGCTTCATCGATTCCTCGACCTGCGTTTCGGTCACGACCTGCCAGGTGCTTGGATCATCGAGCGAGAAGTCGGTGTTCTGAACGAGCAGGCCCCCTTCGATCCAACGCGACTGGAACTCCGGACGAGCACCTTCCAGTGGTCCGACTTCCATCAAGCGAACGTTGCTCTTCCATTTAGGCTTGGTGGTCAGTATCTCCACCGCTTCCTTTGAGAAGCTCGGGGCGGCGATTGCTTCGACAAACAGACCAGGCGTCGAAAGGTATTCCGCAGTAGCCGCATCGACTTCCGCGTTCATACCAATCACGCTACCAAACGCACTGAGCGGATCCCCCAGCATGGCCTTCTCACACGCTTCGGCCAGTGTCGAAGCCGAGGCCGCACCACAAGGATTGTTGTGCTTGATCACCGAAACAGCCACATCCGGCAGACCGCGGGCAATGGCCAGTGCACTGTCGAGGTCGAGCAAGTTGTTGTACGAAAGTTCCTTGCCGTTGAGCTGTTTGGCATCGACCAGCGAGGCACCGTTAAACTTCGGCACCGCGTACACGGCACCTTGCTGATGTGGGTTTTCGCCGTAACGCAGAACGGCTTTCCGTTGGAACGACTGACGCAGCGTTTCTGGGAAGGCACAGTCGTCGTCCTTCTCGAAGTAGTTGGCGATCGCCGCATCGTAGGCGGCTGTATGGGCAAACGCGGCAGCGGCCAGCTTGCGACGAAGACCAAGCGAGGTCTTTCCGCCGTTCTTCAATTCGGCCAGGATCTCGGGGTACTGACTTGGTTTGCAGGCAATCGTGCTGAAAGCATGGTTCTTCGCGGCAGCACGCACCAGGGTAGGCCCGCCGATATCGATTTGTTCGATGGCCTGGGCGTCGGTGACTCCTTCTTTGGCAATCGTTTCCTCGAAGGGATACAAGTTCACCACGACCAGGGGAATGGCGAAGATGCCGTGCTCGCCGATGGCGGTCATGTCGTCTTCACGATCGTGTCGGCACAGAATCCCACCGAAGATCTTCGGATGCAGCGTCTTCAGCCGGCCATCCATCATCTCGGGGAACTGGGTGTACTCGGTGACATCCTTGACCGGGATGTTGGCTTCTTCCAGGTGACGCCGGGTTCCACCTG includes:
- a CDS encoding phosphatase PAP2 family protein, producing the protein MPDSDHTQLRPQAHSFQRMLIWMAIVPLTLLATITALCYLTQLDLVTTHQFFRAQGEDPFPYGETLLATTIYDYGPIPAILFGVASVATWIGSYLFASLASWRKSAMFCSLAILIGPGILINTVLKPNWGRPRPIDTVVFGGEYNYVPPGTIGPYEMAKSFPSGHASMGFVFLLPAFLLLRKNPTAAACVFVVGFLCGAGVGASRIAEGGHYLSDIAWSGAIVYFTGLTLYVGMYGWKQSDTSALSVAETVPFSRESHEDNVRKNSAA
- a CDS encoding HupE/UreJ family protein; translation: MSFARNLWAIFLIPLLTQQAWAGPVDGLVARNSFLDGVLHPWFGIDHLLATLAIGLLVVHVEKGSTIAVPIVFLSSLMAGAGLNGSGIWLPWGEPIVAFSVILLGVALIPGRRYPELLLAVAVALFGIFQGYVHGRESLADSLPLAYLFGLLLGTGLLLGLGIWIGHWIEPASKVSRSIGVAIALAGLGLFIYSLVA
- the trpC gene encoding indole-3-glycerol phosphate synthase TrpC — its product is MADPTVLDKIVTKKWEEIAAAKAIRPLAEVEARMADAPAPRDFFGALAAGGAVKLIAEVKKASPSKGLIRPDFHPVQIAKDYEAAGASCISCLTDESFFQGHLDYLVAIRSEVGLPILRKDFVLDPYQVVEARAAGADAVLLIAECLDDDALKSLHDQICELGMTPLVELYEESNVARVLNIGAKLVGINNRDLRTFEVDLNHTIRLGQQIPDECVLVGESGIFTHDDILLLQKNDVDAVLVGESLMRQDDVQAAVRKLLGGT
- the purH gene encoding bifunctional phosphoribosylaminoimidazolecarboxamide formyltransferase/IMP cyclohydrolase, which codes for MSLDPVIQNAIISVSNKEGLTEFAQGLVEAGVTIYSTGGTRRHLEEANIPVKDVTEYTQFPEMMDGRLKTLHPKIFGGILCRHDREDDMTAIGEHGIFAIPLVVVNLYPFEETIAKEGVTDAQAIEQIDIGGPTLVRAAAKNHAFSTIACKPSQYPEILAELKNGGKTSLGLRRKLAAAAFAHTAAYDAAIANYFEKDDDCAFPETLRQSFQRKAVLRYGENPHQQGAVYAVPKFNGASLVDAKQLNGKELSYNNLLDLDSALAIARGLPDVAVSVIKHNNPCGAASASTLAEACEKAMLGDPLSAFGSVIGMNAEVDAATAEYLSTPGLFVEAIAAPSFSKEAVEILTTKPKWKSNVRLMEVGPLEGARPEFQSRWIEGGLLVQNTDFSLDDPSTWQVVTETQVEESMKQELLFAWEICRFVKSNAIVLCKDRSLVGAGAGQMSRVDSVQISIEKAADRAPGSVLASDAFFPFPDSIHEAAKAGVKAFIQPGGSKRDQEVIDACNEHKLPMIFTGVRHFRH